A window from Citrus sinensis cultivar Valencia sweet orange chromosome 5, DVS_A1.0, whole genome shotgun sequence encodes these proteins:
- the LOC102626271 gene encoding RHOMBOID-like protein 10, chloroplastic isoform X1 produces MESSASGRALPHHREPFDWLTRPPLNLITTTAKHSLSVSLSRRLLHHQRLHARRLLHSSVKKLSRLCHIPRLKDQWCENAFRFNGVNFFRFTNDAFASSLSFFNGGGTRKNSGHEGTSHLDTARTNLFIGRQWTNILLAVNVLVYIAQFATQDKLLLWGAKINSLIDKGQFWRLATSAFLHANIAHLMVNCYSLNSIGPTMEKICGPRRYLGVYFSSAIASSAMSYRFCNSPAVGASGAIFGLVGSFAVFIMRHRNILGGGKEELQHLAKVIIFNMAIGLLIKGIDNWGHVGGLLGGAAISWLLGPALKYEFTSDDGFRIFSDRAPIFHLIDWKRKA; encoded by the exons atggaaTCATCAGCATCAGGCAGAGCTTTGCCTCATCACCGCGAGCCGTTCGATTGGCTGACCAGGCCGCCGTTGAATCTGATAACAACAACAGCCAAACATTCTCTCTCTGTCAGCCTCTCTCGTCGCCTTCTCCACCACCAGCGCCTCCACGCCCGCCGCCTTCTCCATTCCTCCGTCAAG AAACTCTCTCGTCTCTGTCATATACCCAGATTGAAGGATCAATGGTGTGAAAACGCCTTCCGGTTTAATGGAGTCAATTTTTTCCGGTTCACAAATGATGCATTTGCATCCTCATTATCTTTTTTCAATGGTGGAGGTACTAGGAAAAACTCTGGACATGAGGGTACATCACATTTGGATACCGCCAggacaaatttatttattggaagGCAATGGACGAATATCCTCCTTGCAGTCAATGTCTT aGTTTATATTGCACAATTTGCGACACAAGACAAGCTTCTTTTGTGGGGAGCCAAG ATTAATAGTCTAATTGACAAAGGGCAGTTCTGGAGGCTTGCCACGAGCGCCTTCTTGCATGCAAATATTGCACACCTAATG GTCAATTGTTATTCTTTGAACTCTATCGGTCCTACTATGGAGAAAATCTGTGGTCCAAGGAGATATCTTGGAGTGTACTTCTCCTCGGCAATTGCAA gTTCAGCTATGAGTTATCGATTCTGTAATTCCCCTGCTGTTGGTGCATCAGGAGCAATCTTTGGATTG GTTGGATCTTTTGCTGTATTTATCATGAGACATAGAAACATCCTTGGAGGTGGCAAAGAAGAGCTACAGCATTTAGCAAAAGTGATTATCTTTAATATG GCTATTGGACTTCTGATTAAAGGCATTGATAACTGGGGACAT GTAGGAGGCTTGCTTGGTGGAGCTGCAATTTCATGGCTTCTTGGACCTGCCTTGAAGTATGAATTCACCTCCGATGATGGTTTCAGAATTTTCTCTGACAGAGCACCGATTTTCCACCTCATCGACTGGAAAAGAAAAGCCTAG
- the LOC102626271 gene encoding RHOMBOID-like protein 10, chloroplastic isoform X3 — MESSASGRALPHHREPFDWLTRPPLNLITTTAKHSLSVSLSRRLLHHQRLHARRLLHSSVKKLSRLCHIPRLKDQWKNSGHEGTSHLDTARTNLFIGRQWTNILLAVNVLVYIAQFATQDKLLLWGAKINSLIDKGQFWRLATSAFLHANIAHLMVNCYSLNSIGPTMEKICGPRRYLGVYFSSAIASSAMSYRFCNSPAVGASGAIFGLVGSFAVFIMRHRNILGGGKEELQHLAKVIIFNMAIGLLIKGIDNWGHVGGLLGGAAISWLLGPALKYEFTSDDGFRIFSDRAPIFHLIDWKRKA, encoded by the exons atggaaTCATCAGCATCAGGCAGAGCTTTGCCTCATCACCGCGAGCCGTTCGATTGGCTGACCAGGCCGCCGTTGAATCTGATAACAACAACAGCCAAACATTCTCTCTCTGTCAGCCTCTCTCGTCGCCTTCTCCACCACCAGCGCCTCCACGCCCGCCGCCTTCTCCATTCCTCCGTCAAG AAACTCTCTCGTCTCTGTCATATACCCAGATTGAAGGATCAATG GAAAAACTCTGGACATGAGGGTACATCACATTTGGATACCGCCAggacaaatttatttattggaagGCAATGGACGAATATCCTCCTTGCAGTCAATGTCTT aGTTTATATTGCACAATTTGCGACACAAGACAAGCTTCTTTTGTGGGGAGCCAAG ATTAATAGTCTAATTGACAAAGGGCAGTTCTGGAGGCTTGCCACGAGCGCCTTCTTGCATGCAAATATTGCACACCTAATG GTCAATTGTTATTCTTTGAACTCTATCGGTCCTACTATGGAGAAAATCTGTGGTCCAAGGAGATATCTTGGAGTGTACTTCTCCTCGGCAATTGCAA gTTCAGCTATGAGTTATCGATTCTGTAATTCCCCTGCTGTTGGTGCATCAGGAGCAATCTTTGGATTG GTTGGATCTTTTGCTGTATTTATCATGAGACATAGAAACATCCTTGGAGGTGGCAAAGAAGAGCTACAGCATTTAGCAAAAGTGATTATCTTTAATATG GCTATTGGACTTCTGATTAAAGGCATTGATAACTGGGGACAT GTAGGAGGCTTGCTTGGTGGAGCTGCAATTTCATGGCTTCTTGGACCTGCCTTGAAGTATGAATTCACCTCCGATGATGGTTTCAGAATTTTCTCTGACAGAGCACCGATTTTCCACCTCATCGACTGGAAAAGAAAAGCCTAG
- the LOC102626271 gene encoding RHOMBOID-like protein 10, chloroplastic isoform X4: MDEYPPCSQCLLFSLGRSLHFRISERVLSRVIAFYFFFFSRVYIAQFATQDKLLLWGAKINSLIDKGQFWRLATSAFLHANIAHLMVNCYSLNSIGPTMEKICGPRRYLGVYFSSAIASSAMSYRFCNSPAVGASGAIFGLVGSFAVFIMRHRNILGGGKEELQHLAKVIIFNMAIGLLIKGIDNWGHVGGLLGGAAISWLLGPALKYEFTSDDGFRIFSDRAPIFHLIDWKRKA, translated from the exons ATGGACGAATATCCTCCTTGCAGTCAATGTCTT TTATTTAGCTTAGGCCGCAGTCTTCATTTCCGAATTTCTGAGAGAGTGCTAAGCAGAGTAATAgctttctatttctttttcttctctagaGTTTATATTGCACAATTTGCGACACAAGACAAGCTTCTTTTGTGGGGAGCCAAG ATTAATAGTCTAATTGACAAAGGGCAGTTCTGGAGGCTTGCCACGAGCGCCTTCTTGCATGCAAATATTGCACACCTAATG GTCAATTGTTATTCTTTGAACTCTATCGGTCCTACTATGGAGAAAATCTGTGGTCCAAGGAGATATCTTGGAGTGTACTTCTCCTCGGCAATTGCAA gTTCAGCTATGAGTTATCGATTCTGTAATTCCCCTGCTGTTGGTGCATCAGGAGCAATCTTTGGATTG GTTGGATCTTTTGCTGTATTTATCATGAGACATAGAAACATCCTTGGAGGTGGCAAAGAAGAGCTACAGCATTTAGCAAAAGTGATTATCTTTAATATG GCTATTGGACTTCTGATTAAAGGCATTGATAACTGGGGACAT GTAGGAGGCTTGCTTGGTGGAGCTGCAATTTCATGGCTTCTTGGACCTGCCTTGAAGTATGAATTCACCTCCGATGATGGTTTCAGAATTTTCTCTGACAGAGCACCGATTTTCCACCTCATCGACTGGAAAAGAAAAGCCTAG
- the LOC102626271 gene encoding RHOMBOID-like protein 10, chloroplastic isoform X2 → MESSASGRALPHHREPFDWLTRPPLNLITTTAKHSLSVSLSRRLLHHQRLHARRLLHSSVKKLSRLCHIPRLKDQWCENAFRFNGVNFFRFTNDAFASSLSFFNGGGTRKNSGHEGTSHLDTARTNLFIGRQWTNILLAVNVLVYIAQFATQDKLLLWGAKINSLIDKGQFWRLATSAFLHANIAHLMVNCYSLNSIGPTMEKICGPRRYLGVYFSSAIASSAMSYRFCNSPAVGASGAIFGLVGSFAVFIMRHRNILGGGKEELQHLAKVIIFNMAIGLLIKGIDNWGHDMPGRRVPLQLLGIT, encoded by the exons atggaaTCATCAGCATCAGGCAGAGCTTTGCCTCATCACCGCGAGCCGTTCGATTGGCTGACCAGGCCGCCGTTGAATCTGATAACAACAACAGCCAAACATTCTCTCTCTGTCAGCCTCTCTCGTCGCCTTCTCCACCACCAGCGCCTCCACGCCCGCCGCCTTCTCCATTCCTCCGTCAAG AAACTCTCTCGTCTCTGTCATATACCCAGATTGAAGGATCAATGGTGTGAAAACGCCTTCCGGTTTAATGGAGTCAATTTTTTCCGGTTCACAAATGATGCATTTGCATCCTCATTATCTTTTTTCAATGGTGGAGGTACTAGGAAAAACTCTGGACATGAGGGTACATCACATTTGGATACCGCCAggacaaatttatttattggaagGCAATGGACGAATATCCTCCTTGCAGTCAATGTCTT aGTTTATATTGCACAATTTGCGACACAAGACAAGCTTCTTTTGTGGGGAGCCAAG ATTAATAGTCTAATTGACAAAGGGCAGTTCTGGAGGCTTGCCACGAGCGCCTTCTTGCATGCAAATATTGCACACCTAATG GTCAATTGTTATTCTTTGAACTCTATCGGTCCTACTATGGAGAAAATCTGTGGTCCAAGGAGATATCTTGGAGTGTACTTCTCCTCGGCAATTGCAA gTTCAGCTATGAGTTATCGATTCTGTAATTCCCCTGCTGTTGGTGCATCAGGAGCAATCTTTGGATTG GTTGGATCTTTTGCTGTATTTATCATGAGACATAGAAACATCCTTGGAGGTGGCAAAGAAGAGCTACAGCATTTAGCAAAAGTGATTATCTTTAATATG GCTATTGGACTTCTGATTAAAGGCATTGATAACTGGGGACAT GATATGCCAGGGAGAAGAGTGCCTCTCCAACTGTTAGGAATTACCTAA
- the LOC102625875 gene encoding E3 ubiquitin-protein ligase RING1-like, whose product MSLAQNRPRVIVNGTRRTRTFHYFWCQSCQRTTRFRSTDPSELFCPHCSAQLYLELDVSRPRLVSSSPAAVESFPTPSGRFLDSLAQALDTPNNDGHNLHSWISLHFDPPPPPPPQPMIEYPMHDLQPDAGPTPAPVSAVEALKRVRISESTQLMRNNEVQCCPICKEEFRVRDDVDDDSDEVMIMELPCKHLYHSDCIVPWLRHYSTTCPVCRYELKDSIIGSGGGNIMNDHHRHELRDDGDGENNNYVDNRYYINNNTYRFEEELANNIELWWNHLMGLRPFRAISEWARRHFDSMDSRINNASRPWWHSWLIL is encoded by the exons ATGTCTTTGGCTCAAAATCGTCCGCGAGTTATCGTCAATGGAACTCGAAGAACGAGAACTTTTCATTACTTCTGGTGCCAAAGCTGCCAACGTACCACGAGGTTCCGATCCACAGACCCGTCTGAACTCTTCTGCCCTCATTGCTCCGCACAACTTTATCTCGAGCTTGACGTCTCAAGGCCTAGGCTTGTTTCCTCCTCTCCCGCAGCTGTCGAGTCTTTCCCGACGCCCTCTGGTCGCTTTCTCGACTCATTGGCTCAAGCTCTCGACACACCAAATAACGACGGACACAACCTTCATTCTTGGATTTCCCTCCATTTTGATCCGCCGCCACCGCCGCCACCACAACCCATGATTGAATATCCAATGCACGATCTTCAGCCGGATGCGGGGCCCACACCGGCGCCGGTTTCAGCCGTTGAAGCATTGAAAAGAGTGAGAATATCGGAGAGTACCCAGTTGATGAGGAACAACGAGGTGCAATGCTGTCCAATCTGCAAAGAAGAGTTTAGGGTTCGGgatgatgttgatgatgatagTGATGAAGTGATGATCATGGAGTTGCCATGCAAGCATCTGTATCATTCTGATTGCATTGTCCCATGGCTGAGACATTACAGCACTACGTGCCCCGTTTGTCGTTACGAGTTGAAAGATTCTATTATTGGTTCTGGTGGTGGAAACATTATGAATGATCATCATCGTCATGAGCTACGAGATGATGGAGACGGTgagaataataattatgttgataATCgctattatattaataataatacttacaGGTTTGAAGAAGAACTGGCGAATAATATTGAGTTGTGGTGGAATCATTTGATGGGATTAAGGCCATTTCGTGCAATATCAGAGTGGGCACGGAGGCATTTTGATTCTATGGATAGCAGGATTAATAATG cttcTAGACCTTGGTGGCACTCTTGGCTCATTCTTTAG